A stretch of Sphingomonas sp. G-3-2-10 DNA encodes these proteins:
- a CDS encoding TonB-dependent receptor produces MTKSNSAARSGASFLALACVGFIATAPAAQAFTADDPVVLADEDQDAPKQDREQIVVKGAKAQPAQASPKATRTVRDTPQTVTVISGETIEQQNLLTLRDMLSTVPGITFGAAEGGSPPADSINLRGYSAGSDITQDGVRDSAAYNRSDSFNLEQLEIVNGANSVQGGSGSVGGSINIVTKRPKAETGGVVTAGIGTDEYYRGTVDLNWRASDLIALRLNAMVHQNDVPGRDVENYKRWGVAPSATIGVDGPTRLIFQYVHQEDDNIPQYGVPYYNNGVSTGALTGVDRSDYFGYRNVDTQEITVDQATITFEHEISDNVSIRNLARWQNVEQLTIVGPPQGTYCLANGRTPTGALCTATYNGASVTLPAGYYLIGGPRGNVRDSTNELMYDQLDFRAVFNTGAVEHTLVVGGSAGWEKYFLSTGNIYRNANRTAAFNSFPLVNIANPNEVVTGPAGFTYGSNVYSGPLNYIESGRQQGEVTNYAVYAFDAMKFGKFEINGGIRYESNKGTYRTDSSTPAATTTVAQGPVVTGTPLSNQAELFSYRVGLVYKPVEAVTLYVAHGNAKTPSQSAVNGACTAATCNVRPESAKNYEVGAKAEVANGRLLISLAAFRNERDSYKVPSNDPTIPDQVLDGHSRVDGVAFSVVGKITPAWSVTANYTYLKPELVQSVSNFCLANPSTACGNTLANRDPGAGAELQNTPKHSGSLFTTYEFPFGLTIGYSATYQGSFALNLPTAASATVYRSDDYLVHSAYASFKFNDHLSAQLNIKNFTDELYYTRIRNNGWATPGDGRAAVLSINFGF; encoded by the coding sequence TTGACCAAATCCAACTCCGCCGCGCGCTCGGGCGCGTCGTTCCTCGCGCTTGCCTGTGTCGGTTTCATCGCCACGGCTCCGGCCGCGCAGGCCTTCACCGCCGATGATCCGGTGGTGCTCGCGGACGAGGATCAGGACGCACCGAAGCAGGATCGCGAGCAGATCGTCGTGAAGGGCGCCAAGGCCCAGCCGGCTCAGGCCAGCCCCAAGGCGACCCGCACCGTGCGCGATACGCCGCAGACCGTCACGGTCATCAGCGGCGAGACGATCGAGCAGCAGAACCTGCTGACGCTGCGCGACATGCTGTCGACCGTTCCCGGCATCACCTTCGGCGCGGCCGAGGGCGGCAGCCCGCCGGCGGATTCGATCAACCTGCGCGGCTATTCGGCCGGCAGCGACATCACCCAGGACGGCGTGCGCGACAGCGCGGCGTATAACCGCTCGGACTCGTTCAACCTCGAGCAGCTCGAAATCGTCAACGGCGCCAATTCGGTGCAGGGCGGTTCGGGTTCGGTCGGCGGCTCGATCAACATCGTGACCAAGCGGCCCAAGGCGGAGACCGGCGGTGTAGTGACCGCAGGTATCGGCACCGACGAATATTATCGCGGCACCGTGGACCTCAACTGGCGCGCCAGCGATCTGATCGCGCTTCGCCTCAACGCGATGGTTCACCAGAACGACGTTCCGGGCCGCGACGTCGAGAATTACAAGCGCTGGGGCGTCGCGCCGTCGGCAACGATCGGCGTCGATGGTCCGACCCGCCTGATCTTCCAATATGTCCATCAGGAAGACGACAACATCCCGCAATACGGGGTGCCCTATTACAACAACGGGGTGAGCACCGGCGCGCTGACCGGCGTCGATCGCAGCGACTATTTCGGATACCGCAACGTCGATACGCAGGAGATCACCGTCGATCAGGCGACGATCACCTTCGAGCATGAGATCAGCGACAATGTCTCGATCCGCAATCTCGCCCGCTGGCAGAATGTCGAGCAGCTGACGATCGTCGGCCCGCCGCAGGGCACCTACTGCCTCGCCAATGGCCGCACGCCGACCGGCGCCTTGTGCACCGCGACCTATAACGGTGCGTCGGTGACGCTGCCGGCCGGCTATTACCTGATCGGCGGCCCGCGCGGGAACGTGCGCGATTCGACCAACGAGCTGATGTACGACCAGCTCGACTTCCGCGCGGTGTTCAACACCGGCGCGGTCGAGCACACGCTGGTCGTCGGCGGCTCGGCAGGCTGGGAGAAGTATTTCCTCTCGACCGGCAACATCTATCGCAACGCCAACCGGACCGCGGCATTCAACTCGTTCCCGCTGGTGAACATCGCCAACCCGAACGAGGTCGTCACCGGCCCCGCCGGCTTCACCTATGGCAGCAACGTCTATAGCGGCCCGCTGAACTATATCGAAAGCGGCCGCCAGCAGGGCGAAGTCACCAACTATGCGGTCTATGCGTTCGACGCGATGAAGTTCGGCAAGTTCGAGATCAACGGCGGCATCCGCTATGAATCGAACAAGGGCACCTATCGCACCGACAGTTCGACCCCGGCGGCGACCACCACGGTGGCGCAGGGACCGGTCGTCACCGGCACGCCGCTGAGCAACCAGGCGGAGCTGTTCTCCTACCGCGTCGGGCTGGTCTATAAGCCGGTCGAGGCCGTGACCCTCTATGTCGCGCATGGCAATGCGAAGACCCCGTCGCAGAGCGCGGTCAACGGCGCCTGCACCGCCGCGACCTGCAACGTGCGTCCGGAAAGCGCGAAGAATTACGAAGTCGGCGCCAAGGCAGAAGTCGCCAATGGCCGGCTGCTGATCAGCCTCGCCGCGTTCCGCAACGAGCGCGACAGCTACAAGGTGCCGTCGAACGACCCGACGATCCCGGATCAGGTGCTGGACGGCCATTCGCGGGTGGACGGCGTTGCGTTCAGCGTGGTGGGCAAGATCACCCCCGCCTGGTCGGTGACCGCCAACTACACCTATCTGAAGCCCGAACTGGTCCAGTCGGTGTCGAACTTCTGTCTCGCCAATCCGAGCACGGCCTGCGGCAACACGCTTGCCAACCGCGACCCGGGCGCCGGGGCGGAGCTGCAGAACACGCCGAAGCATTCGGGCAGCCTGTTCACCACCTATGAGTTTCCGTTCGGCCTGACGATCGGCTACAGCGCGACCTATCAGGGCAGCTTCGCGCTGAACCTGCCGACCGCGGCCTCGGCCACCGTCTATCGCTCGGACGATTATCTGGTCCACAGCGCCTATGCCTCGTTCAAGTTCAACGATCATCTGAGCGCACAGCTCAACATCAAGAACTTCACCGACGAGCTCTACTACACCCGCATCCGCAACAATGGCTGGGCCACCCCCGGCGATGGTCGCGCCGCGGTGCTTTCGATCAATTTCGGGTTCTGA
- a CDS encoding DUF2271 domain-containing protein, which translates to MEYRLSGIATAAAIGAGALVPGAAAAQTLDLSVTIPQLKVAEYHRPYVAVWIQKEGGPTRTLAVWYDQDAKEGNKGTKWLTDIRTWWRASGRTMKFPADGISSATKAPGTHKLSFAGGRSALPNLSPGKYFVTVEASREVGGLEKVRLEFVWDGSKAVSVKGSGSKELGAVSLTLKR; encoded by the coding sequence ATGGAGTATCGTCTGTCCGGCATCGCCACCGCCGCCGCGATCGGCGCGGGCGCGCTGGTTCCCGGCGCCGCCGCGGCCCAGACGCTCGACCTGAGCGTCACCATCCCGCAGCTCAAGGTCGCCGAGTATCACCGGCCCTATGTCGCGGTGTGGATCCAGAAGGAAGGCGGCCCGACCAGGACGCTCGCCGTCTGGTACGATCAGGATGCGAAGGAAGGCAACAAGGGCACCAAGTGGCTGACCGACATCCGCACCTGGTGGCGCGCGTCGGGCCGCACGATGAAGTTCCCGGCCGACGGCATCTCGAGCGCGACCAAGGCGCCGGGCACGCACAAGCTCAGCTTCGCCGGCGGGCGCAGCGCGCTGCCCAACCTGTCGCCCGGCAAGTATTTCGTGACCGTCGAGGCTTCGCGCGAAGTCGGCGGGCTCGAAAAGGTTCGCCTCGAATTCGTCTGGGACGGCTCGAAGGCCGTCTCCGTGAAGGGCAGCGGTTCGAAGGAACTCGGCGCCGTTTCGCTCACCCTCAAGCGCTAA
- a CDS encoding tetratricopeptide repeat protein — MTESFDQISREDIAARLSGSPEARAALIREGAEAGVAEAQAVLGQMLLDTGDAAAGFGWFEKAARQGHLMALNMLGRCYDLGWGVAIDKARAADCFRIAADRGLDWAMYNYGTALALGEGLTEDKAAALGWFEKAAAMGNAKAINHVGSFHEDGWVVPRDVKKAAAFYARAAEGGDFRGAFNHARMLIAAGDRAAARRWLARSAETATPAFVGKAKAWLAANGVAELADAMKEPTA; from the coding sequence ATGACCGAGTCTTTCGACCAGATCTCCCGCGAAGACATCGCCGCCCGCCTCTCCGGTTCGCCGGAGGCGCGGGCGGCTTTGATTCGTGAAGGCGCCGAGGCCGGGGTGGCGGAGGCGCAGGCGGTGCTGGGGCAGATGCTGCTCGACACCGGCGACGCGGCCGCGGGGTTCGGCTGGTTCGAGAAGGCCGCGCGGCAGGGTCACCTGATGGCACTCAACATGCTGGGGCGCTGCTACGATCTTGGCTGGGGCGTCGCCATCGACAAGGCTCGCGCGGCGGATTGCTTCCGCATCGCCGCCGATCGCGGGCTCGACTGGGCGATGTACAATTACGGCACCGCGCTGGCGCTGGGCGAGGGTTTGACCGAGGACAAGGCGGCGGCGCTCGGCTGGTTCGAAAAGGCTGCGGCGATGGGCAATGCCAAGGCGATCAACCATGTCGGCAGCTTCCACGAGGATGGCTGGGTGGTGCCGCGCGACGTGAAGAAGGCCGCCGCATTCTATGCCCGGGCGGCCGAGGGCGGCGACTTCCGTGGTGCGTTCAACCATGCGCGGATGCTGATCGCGGCGGGCGACCGGGCGGCGGCGCGGCGCTGGCTGGCGCGCAGCGCGGAAACGGCCACGCCGGCTTTCGTCGGCAAGGCGAAGGCATGGCTGGCGGCGAACGGCGTCGCGGAACTGGCCGATGCGATGAAGGAACCCACGGCATGA
- a CDS encoding DUF4198 domain-containing protein encodes MFNMRNSLIAVAAVATLAVPAALAHRQWMLPSSTIVSGEDNWISVDAAVSNDLFFFDHRPLAAMPKVTQPDGTEGTVENHKVGQLRATFDVHLTQQGTYRIAIVNEGVFGSYELNGETKQLPRGTNAANLAQAIPAGATNVRTSENIGRNEIYVTQGAPSDTIFKPAGKGIELVPVTHPNDVVAGEAATFQFLLDGKPGANLTVTIINGGIRYRHDLNQIDLKTDAQGKVTFTLPDAGMYWVNVTQPGGRGEGMGGPGAGAPGAAPAAGAAPRPAPSGPPPRRANYMTTIEVQTN; translated from the coding sequence ATGTTCAACATGCGCAACTCGCTGATCGCCGTCGCCGCGGTCGCCACCCTCGCCGTTCCCGCGGCGCTGGCCCACCGCCAGTGGATGCTGCCGTCGTCCACCATCGTCTCGGGCGAGGATAACTGGATCTCGGTCGACGCCGCGGTGTCGAACGATCTGTTCTTCTTCGACCACCGCCCGCTGGCGGCGATGCCCAAGGTCACCCAGCCCGACGGCACCGAAGGCACGGTCGAGAACCACAAGGTCGGCCAGCTCCGTGCCACCTTCGACGTCCACCTGACCCAGCAGGGCACCTATCGCATCGCCATCGTCAATGAAGGCGTGTTCGGTTCGTACGAGCTGAACGGCGAGACCAAGCAGCTGCCACGCGGCACCAACGCCGCCAATCTGGCGCAGGCGATCCCGGCGGGCGCGACCAATGTCCGCACCTCGGAAAATATCGGCCGCAACGAAATCTATGTGACGCAAGGCGCGCCCAGCGACACGATCTTCAAGCCGGCCGGCAAGGGCATCGAACTGGTTCCGGTCACCCATCCGAACGATGTCGTCGCCGGCGAAGCCGCCACCTTCCAGTTCCTGCTGGACGGCAAGCCCGGCGCGAACCTGACCGTGACGATCATCAATGGCGGTATCCGTTATCGCCACGACCTGAACCAGATCGATCTCAAGACCGACGCGCAGGGCAAGGTGACCTTCACCCTGCCGGACGCCGGCATGTACTGGGTCAACGTGACGCAGCCGGGGGGCCGCGGCGAAGGCATGGGCGGCCCGGGTGCCGGTGCTCCGGGCGCTGCCCCGGCAGCGGGCGCCGCGCCGCGTCCGGCGCCCTCGGGCCCGCCGCCGCGCCGCGCGAACTACATGACCACGATCGAAGTCCAGACCAACTGA
- a CDS encoding PepSY-associated TM helix domain-containing protein produces the protein MHAPTPPATKPAPKKRGRKAFWLKQLHTWHWVSSAISLIGLLLFAITGFTLNHAAEIEATPVVTEAKAQLPQNLLPAIAPNDTPDAKKPFPAEVRTWLETNLKTRASGEADWSADEIYLGKPRPGGDSWISIDRATGEVTTENTSRGWVSYLNDLHKGRNSGAVWKWFIDIFVLACMVFTLTGLVLLWLHSKHRKSTWPLVIAGLAIPAALAIFFIH, from the coding sequence ATGCATGCCCCGACTCCACCGGCAACGAAGCCGGCCCCAAAGAAGCGCGGGCGCAAGGCCTTCTGGCTCAAGCAGCTTCACACCTGGCACTGGGTCAGCTCGGCGATCAGCCTGATCGGGCTGCTGCTGTTCGCAATCACCGGCTTCACGCTCAATCACGCCGCCGAGATCGAAGCGACTCCGGTCGTCACCGAAGCGAAGGCGCAGCTGCCGCAGAACCTGCTGCCCGCGATCGCGCCGAACGACACACCGGATGCGAAAAAGCCCTTCCCCGCCGAAGTCCGCACCTGGCTCGAGACCAATCTCAAGACCCGCGCCTCGGGCGAGGCCGACTGGTCCGCCGATGAAATCTATCTCGGCAAGCCCCGGCCCGGTGGCGACAGCTGGATCTCGATCGATCGCGCCACCGGCGAAGTGACCACCGAGAATACCAGCCGCGGCTGGGTCTCGTACCTCAACGACCTTCACAAGGGCCGCAATTCGGGCGCGGTGTGGAAGTGGTTCATCGATATCTTCGTGCTGGCCTGCATGGTCTTCACGCTCACCGGCCTCGTGCTGCTGTGGCTTCATTCGAAGCACCGCAAGAGCACCTGGCCGCTCGTCATCGCCGGCCTCGCCATTCCGGCGGCGCTCGCCATCTTCTTCATCCACTAG
- a CDS encoding TonB-dependent receptor: MSKSSSVARQGASFLAIAAVGFIATAPAHATVNDDRVPADTSDDQDAARQDKDQIVVKGARNNEQVGPKATARVVDTPRSVVVLPEEVIQSSGSASLAEALRTVPGITFGAAEGGNPIGDRPFIRGFDSQGSTYLDGVRDPAAQTREVFATEQVQIVRGSDSTLGGRGSAGGSINIISKLPVAGNFVRATGSAGTADYKRVTGDVNYNITDTVGVRLTGMWHDQDVAGRDSIYSRRWGVSPSIIVGLGTDTRLTASYYYMESHELPDTGIPYFYTIGNAPGTGTIYSEPLIGRGTTIGGATGTVDRSTFYGLENRDYRDANTHQATMRIEHDFGDVTLRNTTRFSHNYQAYILTQPDDQQGNVYGTNAATSATAGGLVWRRANTRYGYVEGLINQTDLFGSFATGSVKHSFSVGVEASSEKARRGTFVLATGSTVSPRCNATQIGRYNCTSLFNPNPADPWVNYASDTSTTPVVIGKTQPIQETENRASTVSAYAFDSITIMPSLILNLGARFDRFESTVIPGQAVTATSTFELSRTDEIFNWQAGLVFKPTSNTSVYASYATAATPPNSLIGEGQEGNALGTTNTAAALALLDSLKVEKTRSYELGVKGDFFGNQLAAGVAVFQTDTENARVTGPNNTVEFIGQRRIRGVEVNFNGNVTRWWTVFGGYTYLDAEIVDGGFTALTVAANGAAPATVALVPSVNTGRQATQTAKHSFTLWTEFKPTSRFSIGGGAFYTSRVFGGYSDNRSATQTSAGVVTVNPATKVLVRTVPAYWRFDLRAAYKVNDNVELSVNVNNVTDEVYFNQAYTAHYASIAPGRSAFATISFKY; this comes from the coding sequence TTGTCAAAGTCCAGTTCCGTCGCGCGCCAGGGGGCATCGTTCCTCGCGATCGCCGCTGTCGGCTTCATCGCGACCGCCCCTGCGCACGCGACGGTCAATGACGATCGGGTTCCGGCCGACACCTCGGACGATCAGGATGCGGCGCGGCAGGACAAGGACCAGATCGTCGTCAAGGGCGCCCGCAACAACGAGCAGGTCGGCCCCAAGGCGACCGCGCGCGTGGTCGATACGCCGCGCTCGGTGGTCGTGCTGCCCGAGGAAGTGATTCAGAGCAGCGGCTCGGCTTCGCTGGCGGAAGCGCTGCGCACCGTGCCGGGCATCACTTTCGGCGCGGCCGAGGGCGGCAATCCGATCGGCGACCGTCCCTTCATCCGCGGCTTCGACAGCCAGGGCAGCACTTATCTGGACGGCGTGCGCGATCCCGCGGCGCAGACCCGCGAAGTGTTCGCCACCGAACAGGTCCAGATCGTGCGCGGTTCGGATTCGACGCTGGGCGGCCGTGGCAGCGCCGGCGGTTCGATCAACATCATCTCGAAGCTGCCCGTCGCCGGCAATTTCGTCCGCGCCACGGGCAGCGCCGGCACCGCCGACTACAAGCGCGTCACCGGCGACGTGAACTACAACATCACCGACACGGTCGGCGTCCGCCTCACCGGCATGTGGCACGATCAGGACGTTGCGGGCCGCGATTCGATCTATTCCCGCCGCTGGGGCGTCTCGCCCTCGATCATCGTCGGCCTCGGCACCGACACGCGGCTGACCGCATCCTATTATTACATGGAAAGCCATGAGCTTCCCGACACCGGCATCCCCTATTTCTACACGATCGGGAATGCGCCGGGCACCGGCACCATCTATTCCGAACCGCTGATCGGCCGCGGCACGACCATCGGCGGCGCGACCGGCACGGTGGATCGCTCGACCTTCTACGGCCTCGAGAATCGCGACTATCGCGATGCGAACACGCATCAGGCGACGATGCGGATCGAGCATGATTTCGGCGACGTGACGCTGCGCAACACCACGCGCTTCAGCCACAATTACCAGGCCTATATCCTGACCCAGCCCGACGATCAGCAGGGCAACGTCTATGGCACCAACGCCGCGACGAGCGCGACCGCGGGCGGGCTGGTGTGGCGCCGCGCCAACACCCGCTACGGCTATGTCGAGGGGCTGATCAACCAGACCGACCTGTTCGGCAGCTTCGCGACCGGATCGGTGAAGCACAGCTTCTCGGTCGGCGTCGAAGCCAGCTCGGAAAAGGCGCGTCGCGGCACCTTTGTGCTGGCGACCGGATCGACTGTCTCGCCGCGTTGCAACGCGACCCAGATCGGCCGCTACAACTGCACCAGCCTGTTCAATCCGAACCCGGCCGATCCGTGGGTGAACTACGCCAGCGACACCTCGACCACCCCGGTGGTGATCGGCAAGACTCAGCCGATCCAGGAGACCGAGAACCGGGCGAGCACCGTGTCGGCCTATGCGTTCGATTCGATCACCATCATGCCGTCGCTGATCCTCAATCTCGGCGCGCGCTTCGACCGGTTCGAATCCACGGTGATCCCGGGTCAGGCGGTGACCGCGACCAGCACCTTCGAACTCAGCCGCACCGACGAAATCTTCAACTGGCAGGCGGGCCTGGTGTTCAAGCCGACCTCGAACACCTCGGTCTATGCCAGCTACGCCACTGCCGCGACGCCGCCGAACAGCCTGATCGGCGAAGGTCAGGAAGGCAACGCGCTGGGCACCACCAACACCGCAGCGGCGCTGGCGCTGCTCGACTCGCTGAAGGTCGAGAAGACCCGCTCGTACGAGCTCGGCGTGAAGGGCGACTTCTTCGGCAACCAGCTCGCAGCAGGCGTCGCGGTCTTCCAGACCGACACCGAGAATGCCCGCGTCACCGGCCCGAACAACACGGTGGAATTCATCGGCCAGCGTCGCATCCGCGGCGTCGAGGTGAACTTCAACGGCAACGTCACCCGCTGGTGGACGGTGTTCGGCGGCTACACCTATCTCGACGCCGAGATCGTCGATGGCGGCTTCACCGCGCTGACGGTGGCCGCGAACGGTGCGGCTCCGGCGACCGTCGCGCTGGTCCCCTCGGTCAATACCGGCCGTCAGGCGACCCAGACCGCGAAGCACAGCTTCACCCTGTGGACCGAGTTCAAGCCGACCAGCCGCTTCTCGATCGGCGGCGGTGCCTTCTACACCAGCCGCGTATTCGGCGGCTATTCGGACAACCGCAGCGCGACGCAGACGAGTGCGGGCGTTGTGACGGTGAACCCGGCGACCAAGGTTCTGGTCCGCACCGTGCCGGCATATTGGCGCTTCGATCTGCGCGCCGCCTACAAGGTGAACGACAATGTCGAGCTGAGCGTCAACGTGAACAACGTGACCGACGAAGTGTATTTCAACCAGGCGTACACCGCCCACTATGCGTCGATCGCGCCGGGCCGCTCGGCGTTCGCCACGATCAGCTTTAAGTATTAG
- a CDS encoding FAD:protein FMN transferase, with the protein MGTSWSARIVTARPDTETGILAVLDRIVARMSHWEPGSDLCRFNRAAPGAWQQLDPALSRVLGAGLSVAAASNGAFDPAMGALVDLWGFGPPGPRSGLPSAAEIAATRGGSIEHDPALLRARRTGPAALDFSGIAKGYAVDAIARYLRETGHGDFLVETGGELLGEGVKPDGQPWWVDLEPVAGLAPIRIALHGLAVATSGAGQRNFVADGRRYSHTLDPRTGGPIANGVAQVTVIHAECMFADAWATALTVLGADAPAVAEREGLAMHMAVRDGGAIREVISPALAEMLAR; encoded by the coding sequence ATGGGTACCAGCTGGTCCGCTCGCATCGTCACCGCTCGCCCGGATACCGAAACCGGAATCCTCGCCGTGCTCGACCGCATCGTCGCGCGGATGAGCCATTGGGAGCCCGGCTCGGACCTGTGCCGCTTCAATCGCGCCGCGCCGGGTGCGTGGCAGCAGCTCGACCCGGCGCTTTCCCGCGTCCTCGGCGCGGGGCTTTCGGTCGCAGCGGCCAGCAATGGTGCCTTCGATCCCGCAATGGGGGCACTCGTCGATCTGTGGGGCTTCGGTCCGCCCGGCCCGCGCTCCGGCCTGCCGTCCGCAGCCGAGATCGCCGCCACGCGCGGCGGCAGCATCGAGCATGACCCGGCCCTGCTCCGCGCCCGCCGCACCGGCCCGGCCGCCCTCGACTTCTCGGGGATCGCCAAAGGCTATGCGGTGGACGCCATCGCCCGGTATCTGCGCGAGACCGGGCACGGCGACTTCCTCGTCGAAACGGGCGGGGAACTGCTCGGCGAAGGGGTGAAGCCGGATGGCCAGCCCTGGTGGGTCGATCTCGAGCCGGTCGCGGGCCTCGCGCCGATCCGCATCGCGCTCCACGGCCTCGCGGTCGCCACCTCGGGCGCGGGCCAGCGCAACTTCGTCGCCGACGGCCGCCGCTATTCGCACACCCTCGATCCGCGCACCGGCGGCCCGATCGCCAATGGCGTGGCGCAGGTGACGGTGATCCATGCCGAATGCATGTTCGCCGATGCCTGGGCGACGGCGCTGACCGTGCTGGGCGCGGACGCGCCGGCGGTGGCGGAGCGCGAGGGGTTGGCGATGCATATGGCCGTGCGCGATGGCGGCGCGATACGTGAGGTTATCTCCCCCGCGCTGGCGGAGATGCTGGCCCGATAA
- a CDS encoding Fe2+-dependent dioxygenase: MMIAIPDLLDAGTVARLRTIIDAAEWVDGNVTSGHQSALAKKNEQLPEGSAAAKEAGGIILNALGQSPLFFAAALPLKVFPPLFNRYGEGQTFGTHVDNAIRIQRGTDFRIRSDLSITVFLEDPANYDGGELVVEDHYGVQRVKLPAGHAVLYPSSSLHHVTPVTRGARVASFFWLQSMIRDDSARRILFDLDQSVQRLTGELGGTDRSVIELTGVYHNLLRRWADA, encoded by the coding sequence ATGATGATCGCGATCCCCGACCTGCTCGACGCCGGAACCGTTGCGCGGCTGCGTACGATCATCGACGCCGCCGAGTGGGTCGATGGCAATGTCACGTCCGGCCACCAGTCGGCGCTGGCGAAGAAGAACGAGCAATTGCCGGAGGGCAGCGCGGCAGCGAAAGAAGCGGGCGGGATCATCCTGAACGCGCTGGGTCAGTCGCCTTTGTTCTTCGCGGCGGCGCTGCCGCTCAAGGTCTTCCCGCCCTTGTTCAACCGCTATGGTGAGGGCCAGACCTTCGGCACGCATGTCGACAATGCGATCCGCATCCAGCGCGGCACCGATTTCCGTATCCGCAGCGACCTTTCGATCACGGTCTTCCTCGAGGATCCGGCCAATTACGATGGCGGCGAGCTGGTGGTGGAGGATCATTATGGCGTGCAGCGGGTGAAGCTGCCGGCAGGCCATGCGGTGCTCTATCCTTCGTCGAGCCTCCACCATGTGACCCCGGTGACGCGCGGCGCGCGGGTGGCGAGTTTCTTCTGGCTGCAATCGATGATCCGCGACGACAGCGCGCGGCGCATCCTGTTCGATCTCGACCAGTCGGTGCAGCGGCTGACGGGCGAGCTGGGCGGGACCGATCGCAGCGTGATCGAGCTTACGGGCGTGTATCACAATCTGTTGCGGCGGTGGGCGGACGCCTGA